atttttgtgtaactAATGTTCAGAAATTGGGTACAGAAAAGTTAGAAAAACCACCCAAATGGTCACACTTGTCGCTGTGACAACTTGATAATAacagtgacagttattttaacACGCGCATAACGGCATCCATCATAAGGCAGATGGGCAAAACAAACATAGTTTTCTATCTAATCTTCAGGTACACACATTCCCTTATATCTCGCATAGCCAGTCGGACAGTGGTCCCCACTGAACGCTGCTCTGTCGTCCAAAGTCACAGGGGACATCGTAGTAGTTTCCTCTATACCCCACACCCACTCATCTTTATCCATAGTCATGTTTTCTTTGTCCTCGCTACCCAAAGGGATCTCTGTAACTTCGTTTTCTATTACAGTTTTCGGTCTTTGATCTGTTTGTCTAAATCCAGAATTTctgtgatttttgtttttattctgaTTATTTCTGTTTTGATTTGTATTGTTGCTTAGATTATTTATAAACGGAACTATCCCGTTATTGCTTTGGTTGCCAGAACTACTGTGGTTATTCTGTGTTTCTTTATTATAATCATCCATTGTCATTTCATCTTGTTGACTACGGGCATTCAAAACATTTTGATTGTATTTTTCTTCTCTATTACTATTCCTACTGCTACTTCTATTATTAGTGACATCTCTGTACTCATTGTTGATGTTAAAACTTTGACGTGGTATGTTCAAATTGCTTTGTTCACGTCTATTTTGATTACTCCGTCTATCAAAAGTCATGTTTATATCCACGCTTCCTGTGTTATCATGAGAGCGTCCTTGACTATTGTAATTATCACTTAAACCTCTGTTATTAAATGGTTCACGGTCATTTAAATTTACATGAGACTGACCTGGGTTCCTCTCCTGGAATATTCTGTCATTTCTATCATTAGAACTAAATTCTCTGGTATTTGGTACAAATTGCCCATAAGGTATACCATGATTTGGATTTTCGTTTCTATGTCTCTCAT
This DNA window, taken from Cydia strobilella chromosome 21, ilCydStro3.1, whole genome shotgun sequence, encodes the following:
- the LOC134750904 gene encoding dual specificity protein kinase splB-like, translated to MYFVILIVLVSVSARDISQNFNYEPRQERFERPLFNPPAQANPMIMNRHESDNYNRQNGHVNLNQHEQLQSDSNVRRWDANPNEDHIHENLNNQRQFHEANNREIFSNERHRNENPNHGIPYGQFVPNTREFSSNDRNDRIFQERNPGQSHVNLNDREPFNNRGLSDNYNSQGRSHDNTGSVDINMTFDRRSNQNRREQSNLNIPRQSFNINNEYRDVTNNRSSSRNSNREEKYNQNVLNARSQQDEMTMDDYNKETQNNHSSSGNQSNNGIVPFINNLSNNTNQNRNNQNKNKNHRNSGFRQTDQRPKTVIENEVTEIPLGSEDKENMTMDKDEWVWGIEETTTMSPVTLDDRAAFSGDHCPTGYARYKGMCVPED